In Syntrophorhabdales bacterium, the following are encoded in one genomic region:
- a CDS encoding FAD/NAD(P)-binding oxidoreductase: protein MIRPGEKKKQVVIVGGGSAGIMAANRLRKQIGSEGAAIVLIEKNSKHFYHPGLLTLLFDIDRQEDLSRDIKDLLVRGITLVTDEARKINLQGTVSTARSGTIPFDYVIIATGAKLTTDEPEALKEGLKNGRNVFSFYFLESALKLRDALKRFEGGTIVSCICEMPIRCAATPVSFILLAEAEMRRRGIRDKCRFILTTPDSSVPPSIEPYAGYVERLLGERGIEVKIEFTPTRIDAKKGSCEDFLGEKIGFDLLSIIPPHSGADIIQNSEGLADPVGWVTCDKSTLRHRDFDNVYAIGDAGNYPTAKTFSAARRQAAVIARRIKERINGGEGTAVYDGNTVVPLHTGFGSLFFAEFDYAQSISAIKESRLYWLWQTSLLKRLYWNFILKGKFFS, encoded by the coding sequence TTGATAAGGCCTGGTGAGAAAAAGAAGCAGGTCGTGATTGTCGGCGGCGGGTCAGCCGGCATCATGGCCGCGAACCGGCTCAGAAAGCAGATCGGGAGCGAGGGTGCTGCAATTGTCCTTATAGAGAAGAACAGCAAACACTTTTATCACCCCGGCCTCCTTACGCTTCTCTTTGACATCGACAGACAGGAAGATTTGAGCAGGGACATAAAGGACCTTCTTGTCAGAGGGATAACACTCGTTACGGACGAGGCCCGAAAAATAAACCTTCAGGGCACGGTGAGTACCGCACGATCCGGAACTATTCCCTTTGATTATGTGATCATTGCCACGGGTGCGAAGCTGACAACTGATGAACCTGAAGCCCTGAAGGAAGGTCTGAAAAACGGAAGGAATGTTTTCAGCTTCTACTTTCTTGAATCTGCTTTGAAGCTACGCGATGCCCTTAAGAGGTTTGAAGGTGGTACTATCGTCTCATGCATCTGCGAGATGCCTATCAGGTGCGCCGCAACCCCTGTAAGCTTCATCCTGCTAGCTGAAGCGGAGATGAGACGCAGGGGAATCCGTGACAAGTGCCGCTTCATCCTGACCACACCCGATTCTTCGGTGCCACCCAGCATTGAACCCTATGCCGGGTATGTGGAGCGGCTCCTCGGGGAACGTGGCATCGAAGTGAAGATCGAGTTCACCCCAACAAGAATCGATGCAAAAAAAGGGTCTTGCGAGGACTTCCTTGGTGAAAAGATCGGTTTCGATCTTCTTTCCATTATTCCCCCTCATTCAGGCGCTGACATTATCCAGAACTCCGAAGGACTCGCGGACCCCGTCGGTTGGGTTACCTGCGACAAGAGCACGTTACGCCACAGGGACTTCGACAATGTGTATGCGATCGGCGATGCTGGAAATTACCCTACGGCAAAAACGTTCTCCGCGGCTCGAAGGCAGGCAGCAGTGATCGCAAGGCGCATCAAAGAGCGTATCAATGGGGGAGAAGGCACAGCCGTCTATGACGGTAATACGGTGGTACCACTCCATACAGGCTTTGGTAGTCTTTTTTTTGCAGAATTCGATTACGCTCAGAGCATATCGGCCATCAAGGAGTCCCGTCTTTACTGGTTGTGGCAGACCAGCCTTTTAAAGCGCCTGTACTGGAATTTCATTCTGAAGGGAAAGTTCTTTAGCTGA
- a CDS encoding (Fe-S)-binding protein — protein sequence MKRKMKIEDLSRPAQQLVTLEPSDLLPLPPPYDEPRPLKELTEEQRQRYEASLDGIVGLGVTKPANAQEEEEFVAKFLSGLKKLLSKENNWTFIQPLLHSLDYCVKCQLCNDSCPAYLSSGKQEIYRPTFRPEVLRRIINKYLKKENSLLARLTASNIELNFTLLARLAELAYRCSLCRRCAQVCPLGIDNALISREIRKLFSQEMGIAARELHEQGTVQQLKVGSSTGITPKALANIIAFMEDDIEEKTGRKIKIPVDKEGAEVLLVHNAGEFMAWPENPQAFAILFDAAGIDWTLSSQIAGYDAVNYGIWYDDVQAARVAVHHAEAARTLKVKKICVGECGHAHKAILVIADRVLTGELNIPRESALPLLEHLVLSGKIKLDPKRNDFPVTLHDPCNMVRLMGIVEPQRKILRAICPQFREMEPHGVDNYCCGGGSGFAIMQSMNFPDWRNSVSARMKMKQILEAFADVSEPAQNKYVCAPCSNCKGLMRDMFEFYGATRKSGIFYGGLVELIVNAMVDLQKPFLTWEQL from the coding sequence ATGAAACGAAAGATGAAGATAGAAGATTTATCCAGGCCTGCCCAACAGCTCGTGACACTGGAACCATCCGATCTCTTGCCCTTGCCGCCGCCCTACGACGAGCCGCGTCCCCTCAAAGAGCTTACCGAAGAGCAACGCCAGCGCTACGAAGCTTCCCTCGACGGCATTGTCGGCCTGGGCGTGACGAAACCCGCCAACGCTCAGGAGGAAGAGGAGTTCGTCGCTAAATTTCTGTCAGGCCTCAAAAAATTGCTATCGAAGGAAAACAACTGGACCTTTATCCAGCCGCTCCTCCATTCACTCGATTATTGCGTGAAATGCCAGCTCTGCAACGACTCCTGCCCTGCGTACCTGTCGAGCGGAAAACAGGAGATCTACCGGCCGACCTTTCGCCCCGAGGTGCTCCGCCGCATCATCAACAAGTACTTAAAAAAAGAAAACAGCCTGCTCGCAAGGCTGACGGCAAGCAACATCGAGCTCAATTTTACGCTTCTCGCACGCCTGGCTGAACTTGCGTACCGGTGCAGCCTTTGCAGGCGATGCGCGCAGGTCTGTCCTTTGGGTATCGACAATGCGCTCATCAGCCGGGAAATCAGAAAACTCTTCAGCCAGGAAATGGGGATCGCAGCCCGGGAACTTCACGAACAGGGAACGGTCCAACAGCTCAAGGTGGGTTCCAGCACAGGTATAACGCCGAAAGCCCTTGCAAACATCATCGCCTTCATGGAAGACGACATAGAGGAAAAGACGGGCAGGAAAATAAAAATACCCGTGGACAAAGAAGGTGCAGAAGTGCTGCTGGTGCACAACGCGGGGGAGTTTATGGCATGGCCCGAGAATCCCCAGGCCTTCGCAATCCTCTTTGATGCCGCCGGCATCGACTGGACGCTTTCGAGTCAAATCGCCGGCTACGACGCAGTCAACTATGGCATATGGTATGACGATGTCCAGGCGGCACGGGTAGCAGTGCATCATGCAGAAGCGGCGCGCACTCTCAAGGTCAAGAAAATTTGCGTGGGCGAATGCGGACACGCGCACAAGGCAATCCTCGTGATCGCAGATCGGGTCTTGACTGGAGAGCTTAATATCCCGAGAGAGAGTGCATTACCGCTTTTGGAACATCTCGTCCTGAGCGGAAAGATAAAGCTGGACCCGAAACGCAACGACTTTCCCGTGACCCTGCACGACCCGTGCAACATGGTGCGCCTTATGGGCATCGTGGAGCCACAGAGAAAAATTCTAAGGGCCATCTGCCCCCAATTCAGAGAAATGGAGCCCCACGGTGTGGATAATTATTGCTGTGGCGGCGGCAGTGGTTTTGCTATAATGCAGTCAATGAATTTTCCTGACTGGCGCAATTCCGTTTCAGCAAGAATGAAGATGAAACAGATCCTCGAAGCGTTTGCTGACGTTTCCGAACCTGCCCAAAACAAGTATGTCTGCGCTCCCTGTTCCAACTGCAAAGGACTCATGAGGGATATGTTCGAGTTTTATGGCGCAACCCGGAAGAGCGGCATTTTCTACGGTGGGCTCGTAGAACTGATCGTAAATGCTATGGTTGATCTGCAAAAACCCTTCCTTACCTGGGAGCAGCTTTGA
- a CDS encoding RsbRD N-terminal domain-containing protein, whose amino-acid sequence MTRKKDGILGRWLDLVFATYAQDSIPLLRDRQDPFANPVGSTIRRELENLFDGLIAGRETKEMSHSLDAIVRIRAVQDFKPSEAVRFVIDLKRAIREECGDAVADPDFTSTLSKMESRIDELALTAFDLYMTCREQIADIKVGEARAEKDRLLRVVQAMGKEKD is encoded by the coding sequence TTGACAAGAAAGAAAGACGGAATCCTTGGTCGATGGCTGGACCTTGTCTTCGCTACCTACGCTCAGGACTCTATACCTTTATTGAGGGACCGGCAGGATCCTTTTGCCAACCCGGTCGGGTCAACAATTCGACGGGAACTGGAGAACCTATTCGATGGCCTTATCGCAGGCCGCGAGACAAAAGAAATGAGCCATTCACTCGATGCCATCGTTCGCATCAGGGCAGTCCAGGACTTCAAGCCCTCGGAAGCGGTCAGGTTCGTCATCGATCTGAAACGGGCAATCCGGGAGGAATGCGGCGATGCCGTGGCAGATCCTGACTTCACAAGCACCTTATCGAAAATGGAATCACGCATTGACGAGCTGGCGCTCACTGCATTTGATCTCTACATGACGTGTCGTGAACAAATTGCGGACATAAAAGTTGGAGAAGCCCGCGCAGAAAAAGACCGATTATTAAGAGTAGTGCAGGCGATGGGGAAGGAGAAAGATTAA
- the dsrM gene encoding sulfate reduction electron transfer complex DsrMKJOP subunit DsrM, producing the protein MNGMCVALLAVLILVAIPWIGVGMAGLTTLFGAVVPYVACVMFVVGFIYRVAKWAQSPVPFHIPTVCGQQKSLPWIKANNLESPQSSGEVFARMALEVLFFRSLFRNDRTELKTPQKLIYSSNRFLWAGGMLFHWSLLIILFRHLRFFTEPVLPGIALLQSLDGLFYVGLPTFYLTDAAILLALTYLFFRRITYPQVRLISLPSDYFALLLIIAVVLSGVLMRHFFKIDAEKTKELILGLVSLRPAVPQNLGLAFYIHLFLVSVLAAFFPFSKLMHAPGVFLSPTRNLQNNSRSRRHVNPWAYPVKVHTYQEYEDEFGAAMKEAGLPVEKQ; encoded by the coding sequence ATGAATGGAATGTGCGTTGCGCTCCTCGCTGTGCTGATCCTCGTCGCCATACCCTGGATCGGCGTGGGCATGGCGGGACTGACTACACTCTTTGGCGCAGTGGTACCATACGTCGCATGCGTCATGTTTGTGGTTGGCTTCATCTACCGGGTCGCGAAATGGGCCCAATCCCCTGTCCCCTTCCATATCCCCACAGTCTGCGGACAACAGAAATCTCTGCCATGGATAAAGGCGAACAACCTGGAGAGCCCGCAGAGCAGTGGGGAAGTGTTCGCGAGAATGGCCCTCGAAGTGCTTTTCTTCAGGAGTCTTTTCAGAAACGACAGAACTGAACTGAAGACTCCACAAAAACTGATATACAGCTCCAACCGCTTTCTATGGGCGGGCGGAATGCTCTTCCACTGGTCGCTTCTCATCATCCTTTTCCGGCACCTGCGATTCTTTACCGAGCCTGTGCTGCCGGGCATCGCTCTGCTGCAAAGTCTTGACGGTCTATTTTATGTGGGTCTACCGACATTCTACCTGACGGATGCAGCGATTCTCCTCGCTCTCACGTACCTCTTCTTTCGAAGAATTACCTACCCACAGGTGCGGCTGATTTCGCTGCCATCCGACTATTTTGCGCTTCTGCTCATTATTGCTGTGGTGCTCTCCGGTGTGCTCATGCGCCACTTTTTCAAGATAGACGCAGAAAAGACAAAGGAGCTGATTCTGGGCTTGGTCAGTCTTCGCCCCGCAGTTCCGCAAAACTTGGGACTCGCCTTTTACATTCATCTGTTCCTGGTCAGCGTCCTCGCAGCTTTCTTTCCCTTCAGCAAACTAATGCACGCGCCAGGTGTTTTTTTGAGTCCGACAAGAAATCTGCAGAATAACAGCCGCAGCCGTCGGCACGTAAACCCGTGGGCTTACCCGGTCAAAGTACACACGTACCAAGAGTACGAGGATGAATTCGGCGCAGCGATGAAAGAAGCAGGATTGCCGGTGGAGAAGCAATGA
- a CDS encoding respiratory nitrate reductase subunit gamma, whose product MAVFLAVMTYIGYIFIIAMYTSKMVKWLRLPRHLRWELYPVLHEERYRYGGSYFEEIDWINGTRSKSRLRSILFLLQEYFSMSEYFKRHKSYWLALYPWHVGFILIIGFHILTFFAAAATLLGLPISGESSFLAGRLFYYVLLLMGVVSFVSGLLGSIGIFIKRFSDEDLRLYATPQNYFTYFFCLLVFLSGLYAWYFVDPTFSEYREFWMGLITLRPITVAPGAELHIVLFDLFLIYLPFTRSMHYITRLFAFFLIRWDDEPNLQGSRLERELQQQMSQKVTWAAPHIKGGQSWADQVKN is encoded by the coding sequence GTGGCAGTATTTCTTGCCGTAATGACCTATATCGGCTACATCTTTATCATCGCGATGTATACGTCGAAGATGGTAAAGTGGTTGCGTCTACCCCGCCACCTGCGCTGGGAGCTTTATCCGGTCCTGCATGAAGAGCGATACAGGTACGGGGGGTCCTATTTCGAGGAAATCGACTGGATCAATGGCACCCGCAGTAAAAGCCGTTTGCGCAGCATCCTCTTCCTTCTTCAAGAATACTTCTCGATGAGCGAATACTTTAAGCGCCACAAGAGTTACTGGCTGGCGCTCTACCCATGGCACGTAGGCTTTATCCTGATCATCGGTTTTCACATCCTCACTTTTTTCGCGGCTGCAGCCACGCTTCTAGGGCTGCCGATCTCTGGGGAATCTTCTTTTTTAGCCGGAAGGCTTTTCTATTACGTTCTGCTCCTCATGGGGGTTGTCAGTTTTGTAAGCGGTCTTCTTGGCAGCATTGGAATTTTCATCAAAAGGTTCAGTGATGAAGATCTTCGGCTTTACGCCACTCCACAAAATTATTTCACCTATTTCTTCTGTCTGTTGGTGTTCCTGAGTGGACTCTACGCATGGTATTTTGTCGACCCCACTTTTTCCGAGTACAGGGAATTCTGGATGGGACTGATCACCTTGCGGCCCATCACAGTGGCCCCGGGCGCTGAACTGCACATCGTGCTCTTTGACCTGTTCCTCATCTATCTGCCCTTTACGCGGTCGATGCATTACATCACCAGACTTTTTGCTTTCTTCCTCATACGGTGGGATGATGAGCCGAATCTCCAGGGAAGTCGGCTGGAAAGGGAACTGCAGCAACAGATGAGCCAGAAGGTCACCTGGGCAGCCCCTCACATCAAAGGTGGACAATCCTGGGCCGACCAGGTGAAGAACTGA